The Streptomyces sp. CC0208 genome window below encodes:
- a CDS encoding aminodeoxychorismate/anthranilate synthase component II — MNESAAAECRAVIIDNHDSFTHNIAQYLAMSGAEVDILTNTAAVDRVERARPTHLVLSAGGGHAEEAADCGNAYRIVGRFAGRIPMLGVCLGHQILARHLGGRITAARDGRHGRISRLGLTASSRLLAGLPEAAEVMRYHSSVVAPESLPHRSMITSIAEDDNEVMSFESRWHRLYGVQFHPESIGTPHGIRVFVNFLAM; from the coding sequence ATGAACGAGTCGGCCGCAGCCGAATGCCGCGCCGTCATCATCGACAACCACGACTCGTTCACCCATAACATCGCCCAGTACCTGGCCATGAGCGGGGCCGAGGTCGACATCCTCACCAACACGGCAGCCGTGGACCGCGTCGAGCGAGCGCGGCCCACACATCTCGTGCTGTCCGCGGGCGGCGGCCACGCCGAGGAAGCCGCGGACTGCGGGAACGCCTACCGGATCGTCGGACGATTCGCGGGACGGATCCCGATGCTCGGCGTCTGCCTCGGCCATCAGATCCTCGCTCGCCACCTGGGCGGGCGCATCACCGCGGCCCGGGACGGCCGGCACGGCCGGATCTCCCGGCTCGGCCTGACGGCATCCTCCCGACTGCTCGCCGGGCTACCGGAGGCCGCCGAGGTCATGCGCTACCACAGCAGCGTCGTCGCCCCCGAGTCGCTGCCCCACCGCTCGATGATCACCAGCATCGCCGAGGACGACAACGAAGTCATGTCCTTCGAATCCCGGTGGCACCGGCTGTACGGAGTGCAGTTCCACCCGGAGTCCATCGGAACACCGCACGGCATACGCGTTTTCGTGAACTTCCTGGCCATGTGA